The Gemella massiliensis genome contains a region encoding:
- the trmD gene encoding tRNA (guanosine(37)-N1)-methyltransferase TrmD, whose protein sequence is MKIDILTLFPDMFDSLNHSILGKAREKNLVNINTVDYRKFSGNKHNQVDDYPFGGGQGMVLKPEPIFNAVESLRKHSKTRIILLCPQGERFNQKKAEELSKEDHLIFICGHYEGYDERIREYLVTDELSIGDFILTGGEFAAMAMIDSIVRLVPNVLGKEESHKDDSFSTGLLEYPQYTRPKDYKGMSVPGILTSGHHKNIEIYRKKESLKRTYLRRPDLLETYELDTEEEMLLEQIKKELKN, encoded by the coding sequence ATGAAGATAGATATATTAACTTTATTTCCGGATATGTTTGATTCATTAAATCATTCAATTTTAGGAAAAGCGAGAGAAAAAAATTTAGTAAATATAAATACAGTTGATTATCGAAAATTTTCCGGTAATAAGCATAATCAGGTAGATGATTATCCATTTGGCGGAGGACAAGGAATGGTATTAAAACCGGAACCGATATTTAATGCTGTAGAAAGTTTAAGAAAACATTCTAAAACTAGAATAATATTACTTTGTCCGCAAGGAGAAAGATTTAATCAAAAAAAAGCTGAAGAATTATCAAAAGAAGATCACCTAATATTTATTTGTGGGCATTATGAAGGATATGATGAAAGAATTAGGGAATATTTGGTAACTGACGAACTATCTATTGGTGATTTTATTTTGACGGGTGGAGAATTCGCAGCTATGGCTATGATTGACAGTATAGTCAGATTAGTACCGAATGTATTAGGAAAGGAGGAGTCGCATAAAGATGACTCATTTTCAACAGGTTTATTAGAATATCCGCAATATACCAGACCAAAAGATTATAAAGGAATGTCAGTACCGGGCATATTGACATCAGGACATCATAAAAATATAGAAATATATCGTAAAAAAGAAAGTCTGAAACGAACTTATTTAAGAAGACCGGATTTGTTAGAAACCTATGAATTAGACACTGAAGAAGAAATGCTTCTTGAACAAATAAAAAAAGAATTAAAAAATTAA
- the rimM gene encoding ribosome maturation factor RimM (Essential for efficient processing of 16S rRNA), whose translation MRLKVGKIVNTHSLKGEVKVISSTDFEKRRFSKGSKLLITQGNRVIREVSVENYRNHKNSLLVKFEGIDTIEEAEKLKNMQIKIDSENIDELKENEFYFYEIIGCRVYDEHGEKLGEISEILTPGANDVWVVKAENGKEFLIPYIEDVVKNIDVINKKIEIELMEGLID comes from the coding sequence ATGCGTTTAAAAGTAGGAAAAATAGTAAATACCCATTCACTAAAAGGAGAAGTTAAGGTAATTTCTTCTACTGATTTTGAAAAAAGACGTTTTTCAAAAGGAAGTAAGCTTCTTATTACCCAAGGTAATCGGGTGATTAGGGAAGTTTCAGTAGAAAACTATCGAAATCATAAAAATTCACTTTTAGTTAAATTTGAGGGGATTGACACAATAGAAGAAGCGGAAAAATTGAAAAATATGCAAATAAAAATTGATTCTGAAAATATCGATGAACTAAAGGAAAATGAATTTTATTTTTATGAAATAATAGGTTGTAGGGTATATGATGAACATGGAGAAAAATTAGGAGAAATATCCGAGATTTTAACTCCGGGAGCTAATGATGTTTGGGTAGTAAAAGCAGAAAACGGGAAAGAATTTCTTATACCTTATATTGAAGACGTAGTAAAAAATATTGATGTAATAAATAAAAAAATTGAAATCGAATTAATGGAAGGATTAATTGATTAA
- a CDS encoding PhnE/PtxC family ABC transporter permease, giving the protein MMNLKNYIIKRKIKSVILNSILLIGIAISILNYDAKSFSLGFSRVENLLSRMYPLDLSILSSLYEPILETLNIAVFSSILALFTALFILPLLTNILFNIKILPKILSAVFSIFRTIPFLIVAAILVSLFSTGNFSGFLSIYIISFLTATKLLKEYAEEVDIKHIEAMKSLGVSRFAIYKTALLSNIKPAIFSIYFLILESGIRGASVLGMVGAGGIGQRLWTELNHLRYDRVSLIIIILVLLIFIIDLISYYFRTMEDKNNLSKKEYFLRKKIEKILIPIVIISSLIYVINFLTITKERFLLGLGQLKVLFKELFNPDISYFSKMFFALLTSIEIAFVATLLASLTAIFTSYLASTNLFGKYKAIIFKVVINVLRTFPPIIIALIFFRGFGPGTISSFFALYIYTVGVVTKMYSEILEGINSNILLATKSIGLGNFISYIKIIFSGYLPEFVTISLYRFEMNIKNSTILGMVGAGGIGQLLVNNIEYRNWNRISTLLIGLCTAIIIVENISSIIREKIKR; this is encoded by the coding sequence ATGATGAACTTAAAGAATTATATCATTAAAAGAAAAATAAAAAGTGTTATTTTGAACTCAATATTATTGATCGGTATAGCTATTTCTATACTAAATTATGATGCTAAAAGCTTTTCTTTAGGATTTTCTAGAGTTGAAAATTTATTGTCAAGAATGTATCCACTAGATTTAAGTATACTTAGTAGCCTTTATGAACCGATTTTAGAAACTTTGAACATTGCGGTATTTTCATCAATTTTAGCACTGTTTACAGCTTTGTTTATTCTCCCGTTATTAACAAATATTTTGTTTAATATAAAAATATTACCTAAAATATTAAGTGCAGTGTTCTCGATTTTTAGGACAATACCATTTTTAATAGTGGCAGCTATATTAGTAAGTCTTTTTAGCACAGGAAATTTTAGTGGGTTTTTAAGCATTTATATTATCAGTTTTTTAACTGCAACTAAGCTTTTAAAAGAATATGCGGAGGAAGTGGATATAAAACATATAGAGGCGATGAAAAGCCTTGGAGTTTCAAGATTTGCTATTTATAAAACAGCCTTGCTATCTAATATAAAACCGGCGATATTTTCAATTTATTTTTTAATATTGGAATCCGGTATTCGTGGAGCCAGTGTTTTGGGCATGGTCGGAGCGGGTGGAATTGGTCAAAGATTATGGACGGAGCTAAATCATTTACGTTATGATAGAGTATCATTGATAATTATAATTTTAGTACTTTTGATTTTTATTATAGATTTAATTAGTTATTACTTCAGAACTATGGAAGATAAAAATAATTTATCAAAAAAAGAATATTTTTTACGAAAAAAAATAGAAAAAATATTAATACCGATAGTAATAATTAGTTCATTAATTTATGTAATAAATTTCTTAACAATAACAAAAGAGAGATTTTTATTAGGATTAGGTCAACTAAAAGTGTTATTTAAGGAATTATTTAATCCGGATATTTCTTATTTTTCAAAAATGTTTTTTGCATTATTGACAAGTATAGAGATAGCATTTGTTGCAACTTTACTTGCAAGTCTAACGGCAATATTTACTTCATATTTAGCATCAACAAATTTATTTGGAAAATATAAAGCGATAATTTTTAAAGTTGTTATTAATGTTTTAAGAACATTTCCTCCTATTATTATAGCGCTAATATTTTTTAGAGGCTTTGGGCCCGGAACTATTAGTTCGTTTTTTGCTCTATATATTTACACTGTAGGAGTTGTAACAAAAATGTATAGTGAAATATTAGAGGGAATAAATAGTAATATATTATTAGCAACAAAAAGTATAGGGCTGGGTAATTTTATTAGTTATATAAAGATAATTTTTAGCGGTTATCTACCGGAATTTGTAACAATTAGTTTATATAGATTTGAAATGAATATAAAAAATTCAACAATACTTGGTATGGTTGGAGCAGGTGGAATAGGTCAGTTATTAGTTAATAATATAGAATATAGGAATTGGAACAGAATATCAACATTATTAATTGGACTTTGTACGGCGATAATTATAGTAGAAAATATATCATCTATTATAAGAGAAAAAATAAAAAGATAG
- the phnC gene encoding phosphonate ABC transporter ATP-binding protein yields MVNEEIKIENLSFSYGEKKVLDNLNFSINKGDFVAIVGKSGAGKSTLLRCLNLLNVPSGKIIINNNDITKFNKNELKKFRQKIAFIFQDYNTLDNLYTIDNVLTPYLAKKSFIQLMSGYTKKEYEQGITYLTQVGLNEEIFKKSKYLSGGQKQRVAIAKALAQEPNILLADEPVSSLDEKNTSIIMDNFQKLNKEKNITVLINLHDIVLAKKYSNKILGLKDGKILFYNYTESVTNDELKELYH; encoded by the coding sequence TTGGTTAACGAAGAAATAAAAATAGAAAATTTATCATTTAGCTATGGAGAAAAGAAAGTTTTGGACAATTTGAATTTTTCTATAAACAAGGGAGATTTTGTTGCAATAGTTGGGAAAAGCGGTGCAGGTAAATCAACGCTCCTTAGATGCTTGAATCTCTTAAATGTACCTAGTGGAAAAATAATAATAAATAATAACGATATTACAAAATTTAATAAAAATGAATTAAAAAAATTTAGACAAAAGATAGCTTTTATATTTCAAGATTATAATACATTAGATAATTTATACACAATAGATAACGTTTTAACACCATATCTTGCTAAAAAATCTTTTATTCAATTGATGTCCGGCTATACTAAAAAAGAATATGAACAAGGAATAACATATTTAACACAAGTTGGGCTAAATGAAGAAATATTTAAAAAATCAAAATATTTATCCGGTGGGCAAAAACAACGTGTAGCCATAGCAAAGGCTCTAGCACAAGAACCGAATATTTTACTGGCAGATGAACCGGTGAGCAGTCTTGATGAAAAAAATACTAGTATAATAATGGATAATTTTCAGAAATTAAATAAAGAAAAAAACATAACAGTATTGATAAATCTGCATGATATAGTCCTTGCTAAAAAATATAGTAATAAAATTTTAGGATTAAAAGATGGTAAGATTTTGTTTTACAATTATACAGAAAGTGTAACGAATGATGAACTTAAAGAATTATATCATTAA
- a CDS encoding YlmH family RNA-binding protein, which translates to MKNLNFLYSASKEEIETAENLLQTIDFFNNRNKVTFFLTQFEQIILEKIIIYNYPELKVEFFGGVVNLERKKAKLVANEYYNVDFEITCLRATYNNKFNTIRHKDVLGAIHNLGINFNRFGDVIVEENTLYIFVDSSISDFVIMNLTKIGKINITLKKVNMLDVKFEKKFENFEIVSSSFRLDSIVAKITNKSRSKVKEFLIQDFIKLNHVVAKNGEKSCNVGDIISIRKYGRFIIKEKTQNKKSLKYRITIGKVI; encoded by the coding sequence ATGAAAAATTTGAATTTTTTATATTCAGCATCAAAAGAAGAAATAGAAACGGCGGAAAATCTATTACAAACAATCGATTTCTTCAACAATAGAAATAAGGTTACCTTTTTTCTAACTCAATTTGAGCAAATTATTTTAGAAAAAATAATAATTTATAATTATCCGGAATTAAAAGTAGAATTTTTCGGTGGAGTTGTTAATTTAGAGAGAAAAAAAGCAAAGTTGGTAGCAAACGAATATTATAATGTTGATTTTGAGATAACTTGTTTAAGAGCAACATATAATAATAAATTTAACACAATTAGACATAAAGATGTTTTAGGTGCTATCCACAATCTTGGAATAAATTTTAATAGATTTGGAGACGTTATTGTAGAAGAAAATACACTTTATATTTTTGTGGATAGTAGTATTTCAGATTTTGTTATAATGAATCTAACAAAAATCGGAAAGATTAATATAACATTAAAGAAAGTGAATATGTTAGATGTTAAGTTTGAGAAAAAATTTGAAAATTTTGAAATAGTCAGTTCCTCGTTCAGACTTGATAGTATTGTAGCAAAAATAACCAATAAGTCACGCAGTAAAGTGAAAGAATTTTTGATTCAAGATTTTATAAAATTAAATCATGTTGTAGCAAAAAATGGAGAAAAATCTTGTAATGTAGGTGACATAATTTCTATTAGAAAATATGGAAGATTTATTATAAAAGAAAAAACTCAAAATAAAAAATCTTTGAAGTATAGAATTACAATAGGTAAAGTAATTTAG
- a CDS encoding YggT family protein, whose amino-acid sequence MLSLTEYFWVYRFINYLFNFYEYCILAYILSSWFPQFRNNIIVEFLEKLCEPYLKIFRKLIPPFGILDISPIIAFIALDILRRLLLGFIFS is encoded by the coding sequence TTGCTAAGTTTAACAGAATATTTTTGGGTATATAGATTTATTAATTATTTATTTAATTTTTATGAATACTGTATACTGGCATATATATTATCATCATGGTTTCCACAATTTAGAAATAATATTATAGTGGAATTTTTGGAAAAACTTTGTGAACCATACTTGAAAATTTTTAGAAAACTTATTCCACCGTTTGGAATATTAGATATTTCTCCAATCATAGCTTTTATTGCATTGGATATATTAAGACGATTACTTTTAGGATTTATATTTTCTTAG
- a CDS encoding cell division protein SepF — MSMIKKFNNLFVSEEDFEDDVKEEQTIQKELQKEQPKQRISKENSVNKATSNPITGKMNNVILTEPLVFADSKDIIDDIKKNKVVIINLSKLDVETADRLLDFVSGGIYALNAKLKTIGEDIYLCVPNGIDVSGDFYEGEY, encoded by the coding sequence ATGAGTATGATAAAAAAATTTAATAACCTGTTTGTGAGTGAAGAAGATTTCGAAGATGATGTAAAAGAGGAACAAACAATTCAAAAAGAATTACAAAAAGAACAACCAAAACAAAGAATTTCAAAGGAGAATTCAGTGAATAAAGCGACATCTAATCCAATAACCGGTAAAATGAATAATGTAATATTAACAGAACCGCTAGTATTTGCGGATAGTAAAGATATTATTGATGATATAAAAAAAAATAAAGTGGTAATTATTAATTTAAGCAAACTAGATGTAGAAACAGCTGATAGATTATTAGATTTTGTATCGGGTGGTATTTATGCGCTAAATGCAAAATTAAAAACTATAGGTGAAGATATTTATTTATGTGTACCTAACGGTATTGATGTATCGGGAGATTTTTACGAAGGAGAGTATTAA
- a CDS encoding AI-2E family transporter, with product MKEKIKEEIKKNKEIVENSREDRLLAFLGGKFILYILIVVILLGIAIYLYTEISYIFSPIKAIVSSITTPIILAYAFYYILNPLVNVFSRKMPRFIASLLAIFVGVLVILVVIIGVVPIIVEQTQALVSSLPKYIEIVRGYLATNSENTYVKAVNEYISSNLNTAKISAQAVTIVTNVAQSIASSLSSTASVLMTFPFVLFFLLKDAAKFKIYLINSMPNRLKKSISETIDEIDDKVGSYIQGQMTVSLCLGVMLYIGYNIIGLHYAFSLATIAAFLSIVPYLGPIMAIIPAMLVAASTSGIMVLKMLVIWGIVQFVEGNILSPNIMGKSMDMHPLTVIFVILIGVNILGVVGAILGIPIYSILKVLITKLINTLRSRYNKYYE from the coding sequence ATGAAAGAAAAGATTAAAGAAGAGATAAAGAAAAATAAAGAAATAGTAGAAAACTCCAGAGAAGATAGATTATTGGCATTTTTAGGTGGAAAATTTATTTTGTATATTTTAATAGTAGTTATATTGTTAGGGATAGCAATATACTTATATACTGAAATATCATATATCTTTTCACCTATAAAAGCCATAGTATCAAGTATTACAACTCCAATTATTTTAGCTTATGCATTTTATTACATATTAAATCCGTTGGTAAATGTTTTTTCTAGAAAAATGCCACGCTTTATCGCTAGTTTGCTTGCTATATTTGTAGGTGTTTTGGTAATTTTAGTGGTAATTATTGGAGTAGTTCCGATAATTGTTGAACAAACTCAGGCTTTAGTAAGCTCATTACCTAAATATATAGAAATAGTTCGAGGGTATCTTGCAACTAATTCAGAAAATACCTATGTAAAAGCGGTGAATGAATATATTAGTTCCAATTTGAATACTGCAAAAATTAGTGCACAAGCTGTAACAATAGTGACAAATGTTGCTCAAAGTATTGCTTCTTCATTATCATCAACTGCTTCGGTGCTTATGACTTTTCCTTTTGTGTTATTCTTTTTATTAAAAGATGCCGCAAAATTTAAAATTTATTTGATAAATTCTATGCCTAACAGATTGAAAAAATCAATTTCGGAAACAATAGATGAAATTGATGATAAGGTTGGTTCTTATATCCAAGGTCAAATGACGGTTTCATTATGTTTGGGAGTTATGCTTTATATAGGGTATAATATTATCGGCTTGCATTACGCTTTTTCGTTGGCAACGATAGCCGCATTTTTAAGTATTGTTCCTTATCTAGGACCTATTATGGCGATAATTCCTGCAATGTTGGTTGCAGCTTCAACCAGTGGTATAATGGTTTTGAAAATGTTGGTTATTTGGGGAATAGTGCAATTTGTTGAAGGGAATATTTTATCACCAAATATCATGGGGAAAAGTATGGATATGCACCCACTTACAGTTATTTTCGTTATTTTAATAGGTGTCAATATACTCGGAGTAGTTGGTGCTATTTTAGGAATACCGATTTATTCAATTTTAAAAGTATTAATAACTAAATTAATAAATACTCTTCGAAGTAGATATAATAAATATTATGAGTGA
- a CDS encoding DUF1146 family protein: protein MNFIKLTLLFIMILVSNFSLMKLDFGKFFKKNSTKEIKILISLVSFAIGYLGYNAIMTIYELSLHLIK from the coding sequence ATGAATTTTATAAAATTAACATTGTTATTTATAATGATTTTAGTTAGTAACTTTAGCTTAATGAAATTAGATTTTGGTAAATTCTTTAAAAAAAATAGTACAAAGGAAATAAAAATTTTAATCAGTCTAGTGTCGTTCGCTATAGGATATTTAGGTTATAATGCAATAATGACAATATATGAATTGTCATTACACTTAATAAAATAA
- the corA gene encoding magnesium/cobalt transporter CorA, translating to MLKTLAVDKKGNILTDVKLARLNDQDIAWYWVDFDTPTRSEITLLSTFFKFHELLIEDCMTLLQRPKIEITRQQIFLVSHVLKNIDDDYETINMFVGKNYIVTFHLSHIRYINKIIPKILQRGAQYSPLHVMHMLVSEIVEGYIPIIAKIENRLDEIEEYDSYNAGSKIMDEVFELRSDLLKLRRGLLPMRELLHRFLVSRRVEMTDNDRKYFHDIYDDLVQQTEIIEATRELASDIRENYMTYNSFRSNNIMMMLTVISTIFLPLTFIVGLYGMNFRNMPELEWEYGYFLICGVMLIIAIGMLWIFKKKGWLDMFK from the coding sequence ATGTTAAAAACACTAGCAGTAGATAAAAAAGGAAATATCTTAACAGATGTCAAATTGGCAAGACTTAATGATCAAGATATTGCTTGGTATTGGGTTGATTTTGACACACCGACACGAAGTGAGATAACCCTATTGTCTACATTTTTTAAGTTTCACGAATTGTTGATTGAAGACTGTATGACATTGCTTCAACGACCAAAAATTGAAATAACACGACAACAAATCTTTTTAGTATCTCATGTTTTGAAAAATATTGATGATGACTATGAAACAATAAATATGTTTGTCGGAAAAAATTATATTGTAACTTTTCACCTCTCACATATACGATATATTAATAAAATTATTCCGAAAATCTTACAGCGTGGTGCACAATATTCACCACTTCATGTGATGCATATGTTGGTATCAGAAATAGTGGAAGGATATATTCCAATTATTGCAAAAATAGAAAATCGTCTTGATGAAATTGAAGAATACGACTCATATAATGCCGGCAGTAAAATAATGGACGAGGTTTTTGAGCTTCGTAGTGACTTGTTAAAACTGCGACGTGGTTTATTGCCGATGCGTGAGTTACTCCATAGATTTTTAGTATCCCGTCGTGTTGAAATGACCGATAACGACAGAAAATATTTTCACGATATTTATGATGACCTTGTTCAACAAACAGAAATTATTGAAGCAACACGAGAACTTGCCAGTGATATTAGAGAAAATTATATGACTTATAACTCATTTAGGTCTAATAATATTATGATGATGCTGACTGTTATTTCAACAATATTTTTGCCGTTGACATTTATAGTTGGTCTTTATGGAATGAACTTTAGAAATATGCCGGAGTTAGAGTGGGAATATGGCTACTTTTTAATCTGCGGTGTTATGCTGATAATTGCTATTGGAATGTTATGGATATTTAAGAAAAAAGGTTGGCTTGATATGTTCAAATAG
- a CDS encoding TrmH family RNA methyltransferase: protein MITSGNNKKIKELQKLKKNRNIKKYNKYLVEGIHLVKEALKANVVEEIIISENFNKKELNYSKEFVVVSDSVIKLLGETVTSQGVIAVCSIEKKELDINCYNRVLILDRVQDPGNLGTIIRTADAFSFDCVVLGNKTTSLYGQKVLRSTQGSQFHIDCFENIVLENLIGEMKGFDLHATSLKGNKYLEDINDVGEKIAVIFGNEGAGVDNNILEKVNNLLKIKMTGEAESLNVAVAAGIIMNHITNNIK from the coding sequence ATGATAACATCAGGCAATAATAAAAAAATAAAAGAACTTCAAAAATTAAAAAAAAATAGAAATATAAAAAAATATAATAAGTATTTGGTAGAAGGAATTCATCTGGTAAAAGAAGCATTAAAGGCTAATGTTGTAGAAGAAATAATAATTTCAGAAAATTTTAATAAAAAAGAATTAAATTATTCAAAAGAATTTGTGGTAGTTTCGGACAGTGTTATAAAATTACTGGGAGAAACAGTGACTTCTCAAGGGGTAATTGCTGTATGTAGTATAGAAAAAAAAGAATTGGATATTAATTGCTATAATAGGGTTCTTATTTTGGATAGGGTACAAGATCCTGGGAATCTGGGAACTATTATAAGAACAGCGGATGCTTTTAGTTTTGATTGTGTAGTCTTGGGGAACAAAACGACAAGTTTATATGGGCAAAAAGTTCTTCGTAGTACACAAGGAAGTCAGTTTCATATTGATTGTTTTGAAAATATAGTTTTGGAAAATCTTATTGGTGAAATGAAAGGTTTTGATTTACATGCTACATCTTTAAAAGGTAATAAATATTTGGAAGATATTAATGATGTAGGAGAGAAAATTGCTGTTATTTTTGGTAATGAGGGTGCAGGGGTTGATAACAATATCTTGGAAAAGGTAAATAATCTTTTAAAAATAAAAATGACAGGAGAAGCCGAAAGTTTAAATGTGGCAGTTGCTGCCGGAATAATTATGAATCATATTACAAATAATATTAAATAA
- a CDS encoding rhodanese-like domain-containing protein, translating to MSIWISTLIVLFVIGLIALFNYLRLNRAVTKLPYVEFRQNLRKVQLVDVREKEDFKYAHINGARNMPLSQFNFLYTSLRKDQPIYLCDKNGTMAPRAALTLKKNGYTNVFMLKNGLQDWKENLKTKR from the coding sequence ATGTCAATTTGGATATCAACACTAATAGTACTGTTTGTCATCGGCTTAATTGCATTATTTAATTATCTAAGATTGAACAGAGCTGTTACTAAGCTACCTTATGTTGAATTTAGACAAAATCTTAGAAAAGTTCAATTAGTTGATGTAAGAGAAAAAGAAGATTTTAAATATGCTCACATTAACGGAGCTAGAAATATGCCGCTTTCTCAATTCAATTTTTTATATACTTCTCTTAGAAAAGACCAACCTATTTATCTTTGTGATAAAAACGGAACTATGGCACCACGTGCTGCCCTTACACTAAAGAAAAATGGTTATACTAATGTCTTTATGTTAAAAAATGGTTTACAAGATTGGAAAGAAAATCTTAAAACAAAAAGATAA
- a CDS encoding Rqc2 family fibronectin-binding protein: MAFDGFFTRKIINELSQNLIQARINKINNISNDEFIFSIRKGKNLKLFLSANSSSSRIHFTNIQYENPLTPSNFCTVLRKYLTNGIISDITQVSNDRIIKIRIKNFDELGYEKHYILIVELMGKHSNIILTNEDEIIIESLNNSYSLEYKRSTIANIRYTLPPTDKKLNPFDFENYTKLNPKNENKKFLIQNFYGVSSLLNNYILQNYPNDMINGLKVLCNSFNTDFRPSIINNKKDFYYFDITNTNETTFKTLSELLDFYYMDLVKKATNKNTDKKLFDFIKNKLNRLNNKLKILQNELDIARNKDDFKLKGQLLIANIYLFKNNVPEIVTVQNFYSENLENINIKLDTTLSIEQNAEKYFNLYKKNIRTIENLEKQIALTNEEITYFDTIKFQTENADKTELVEIKEELINGGYLREKQIQKKKNKQKYFTIENNGITIYIGKNNIQNDTITNKLAHRNYLWFHAKDIPGSHVVIFSNNPDEETINIAANLAGYYSKFKNETNIDVDMTLIKNVKKISGAKPGFVTYTGQKTLKVKIDKLLINKLINSK, translated from the coding sequence ATGGCATTCGATGGTTTTTTTACACGAAAAATAATTAATGAATTATCTCAAAATCTTATTCAAGCTCGTATCAATAAAATTAATAATATCTCAAATGACGAATTTATCTTTTCTATTAGAAAAGGAAAAAATTTAAAATTATTTTTATCGGCAAACTCATCAAGTTCCCGTATTCATTTTACTAATATCCAATACGAAAATCCTTTAACACCATCTAATTTTTGCACCGTATTAAGAAAATATCTTACCAATGGAATAATTTCAGATATTACCCAAGTCAGTAATGATAGAATTATCAAAATTAGAATTAAAAACTTTGATGAACTTGGTTATGAAAAACATTATATTTTAATAGTGGAATTAATGGGTAAACACTCTAATATTATTCTTACTAACGAAGATGAAATAATCATCGAATCATTAAATAACAGCTATAGCCTAGAATACAAACGTTCTACTATAGCCAATATTAGATATACTCTACCCCCAACCGATAAAAAATTAAATCCTTTTGATTTTGAGAATTATACAAAATTAAACCCTAAAAATGAAAATAAAAAATTTCTCATCCAAAACTTTTATGGTGTTTCTTCTTTGCTTAATAATTATATTTTACAAAACTACCCGAACGACATGATAAACGGTCTAAAAGTCTTGTGTAATTCCTTTAATACCGACTTTAGACCTAGTATAATTAATAATAAAAAAGATTTTTACTACTTCGATATTACCAATACTAATGAAACAACTTTTAAAACATTATCAGAATTATTAGATTTTTACTATATGGACTTAGTTAAGAAAGCTACTAATAAAAATACTGATAAAAAATTATTCGATTTCATAAAAAATAAACTTAACAGACTTAACAATAAATTAAAAATTTTACAAAATGAGTTGGATATTGCAAGAAATAAAGATGATTTCAAATTAAAAGGACAACTTCTAATTGCAAATATTTATTTATTTAAAAATAATGTTCCCGAAATTGTTACTGTTCAAAATTTTTACAGTGAAAATTTAGAAAACATTAATATTAAATTGGATACAACGCTATCGATCGAGCAAAATGCCGAAAAGTATTTTAATCTATATAAAAAAAATATAAGAACAATAGAAAATCTGGAAAAACAAATCGCTCTTACTAATGAAGAAATAACCTATTTTGATACTATAAAATTTCAAACGGAAAACGCCGATAAGACAGAACTTGTTGAAATTAAGGAAGAGCTTATTAATGGCGGCTACTTGAGAGAAAAACAAATACAAAAGAAAAAAAATAAACAAAAGTATTTTACCATTGAAAATAATGGTATTACAATTTATATTGGAAAAAATAATATTCAAAATGATACTATAACAAATAAATTAGCCCATAGAAATTACTTATGGTTTCATGCCAAAGATATCCCCGGAAGTCATGTAGTAATTTTTTCAAATAACCCTGATGAAGAAACTATCAATATAGCTGCTAACTTAGCAGGTTATTATTCTAAATTCAAAAATGAAACAAACATTGATGTTGATATGACTTTAATAAAAAACGTTAAAAAAATTTCCGGTGCTAAACCCGGATTCGTAACCTATACAGGACAAAAAACATTAAAAGTTAAAATTGATAAATTATTAATTAATAAGTTAATAAACTCTAAATAA